One Salvelinus namaycush isolate Seneca chromosome 29, SaNama_1.0, whole genome shotgun sequence genomic region harbors:
- the LOC120023915 gene encoding RAC-alpha serine/threonine-protein kinase isoform X1 — MGEVVIVKEGWLHKRGEYIKTWRPRYFLLKSDGTFIGYKERPQDIDQLETPLNNFSVAPECQLMKTERPKPNTFIIRCLQWTTVIERTFHVDSPEEREQWTKAIQEVADGLQKQEEERMDSSPDPMDMEMYLTKPKLKVTMHDFEYLKLLGKGTFGKVILVKEKATGKYYAMKILKKEVIVAKDEVAHTLTENRVLQNSKHPFLTGLKYSFQTPDRLCFVMEYANGGELFFHLSRDRVFSEERARFYGAEIVSALDYLHSEKNVVYRDLKLENLMLDKDGHIKITDFGLCKEGIKDGATMKTFCGTPEYLAPEVLEDNDYGRAVDWWGLGVVMYEMMCGRLPFYNQDHEKLFELILMEEIRFPRTLGPEGKSLLSGLLKKDPKQRLGGGPDDAKEIMQHKFFAGIEWQDVYEKKLIPPFKPQVTSETDTRYFDVEFTGQTITITPPGQDDSMESFDSDRRPHFPQFSYSASGTA; from the exons gaGAGTACATAAAGACTTGGAGACCCAGGTATTTCTTGCTGAAGAGCGACGGTACGTTCATCGGGTACAAGGAGCGACCGCAAGACATCGATCAACTGGAGACGCCACTCAATAACTTCTCAGTAGCAC CAGAATGTCAGCTGATGAAAACAGAGCGTCCTAAGCCCAACACATTCATCATCCGCTGCCTGCAGTGGACCACTGTCATAGAGCGCACCTTCCACGTGGATAGCCCGGAGGAGAG GGAGCAGTGGACGAAGGCCATCCAGGAGGTGGCTGATGGGCTGCagaaacaggaggaggagaggatggactcCTCACCAGACCCCATGGACATGGAGATGTACCTCACCAAACCCAAACTTAAAGTG ACTATGCACGACTTTGAATACCTCAAGCTCTTGGGAAAAGGCACTTTTGGGAAGGTTATCCTGGTGAAGGAAAAAGCCACAGGAAAATACTACGCTATGAAAATCCTCAAGAAAGAAGTGATTGTGGCGAAA GATGAAGTAGCGCACACGCTCACTGAAAACAGAGTACTGCAGAACTCCAAACACCCCTTCTTAACG GGTCTGAAGTACTCCTTCCAAACGCCTGACCGCTTGTGTTTCGTCATGGAGTATGCCAATGGAGGAGAG CTGTTCTTTCACCTATCACGAGACCGTGTGTTCTCCGAGGAGAGGGCCCGGTTCTACGGAGCGGAGATCGTGTCGGCGCTGGACTACCTCCACTCGGAGAAGAACGTGGTTTACAGGGACCTGAAG ctggaaaacCTGATGCTGGACAAAGACGGCCACATCAAGATCACAGACTTTGGCCTGTGTAAGGAGGGCATCAAGGACGGGGCCACCATGAAGACCTTTTGTGGGACGCCAGAGTACCTGGCCCCCGAG GTGCTGGAGGACAATGACTACGGTCGTGCTGTGGACTGGTGGGGTCTGGGTGTGGTTATGTATGAGATGATGTGCGGTCGGCTGCCCTTCTACAACCAGGACCATGAGAAGCTGTTTGAGCTGATCCTGATGGAGGAGATCCGCTTCCCTAGAACCCTGGGGCCCGAGGGAAAGTCCCTGCTCTCTGGCCTGCTCAAGAAGGACCCCAAGCAGAG GTTAGGTGGAGGGCCTGATGACGCCAAGGAGATAATGCAGCACAAGTTCTTCGCTGGGATCGAGTGGCAAGACGTGTATGAGAAGAAG CTGATCCCGCCCTTCAAGCCCCAGGTCACCTCGGAAACAGACACCCGCTATTTTGATGTGGAGTTCACCGGGCAGACCATCACCATCACGCCTCCAGGACAAG ATGACAGCATGGAGTCTTTCGACAGCGACAGGAGACCCCACTTCCCCCAGTTCTCCTACTCTGCCAGTGGGACAGCCTGA
- the LOC120023915 gene encoding RAC-alpha serine/threonine-protein kinase isoform X2 has protein sequence MGEVVIVKEGWLHKRGEYIKTWRPRYFLLKSDGTFIGYKERPQDIDQLETPLNNFSVAQCQLMKTERPKPNTFIIRCLQWTTVIERTFHVDSPEEREQWTKAIQEVADGLQKQEEERMDSSPDPMDMEMYLTKPKLKVTMHDFEYLKLLGKGTFGKVILVKEKATGKYYAMKILKKEVIVAKDEVAHTLTENRVLQNSKHPFLTGLKYSFQTPDRLCFVMEYANGGELFFHLSRDRVFSEERARFYGAEIVSALDYLHSEKNVVYRDLKLENLMLDKDGHIKITDFGLCKEGIKDGATMKTFCGTPEYLAPEVLEDNDYGRAVDWWGLGVVMYEMMCGRLPFYNQDHEKLFELILMEEIRFPRTLGPEGKSLLSGLLKKDPKQRLGGGPDDAKEIMQHKFFAGIEWQDVYEKKLIPPFKPQVTSETDTRYFDVEFTGQTITITPPGQDDSMESFDSDRRPHFPQFSYSASGTA, from the exons gaGAGTACATAAAGACTTGGAGACCCAGGTATTTCTTGCTGAAGAGCGACGGTACGTTCATCGGGTACAAGGAGCGACCGCAAGACATCGATCAACTGGAGACGCCACTCAATAACTTCTCAGTAGCAC AATGTCAGCTGATGAAAACAGAGCGTCCTAAGCCCAACACATTCATCATCCGCTGCCTGCAGTGGACCACTGTCATAGAGCGCACCTTCCACGTGGATAGCCCGGAGGAGAG GGAGCAGTGGACGAAGGCCATCCAGGAGGTGGCTGATGGGCTGCagaaacaggaggaggagaggatggactcCTCACCAGACCCCATGGACATGGAGATGTACCTCACCAAACCCAAACTTAAAGTG ACTATGCACGACTTTGAATACCTCAAGCTCTTGGGAAAAGGCACTTTTGGGAAGGTTATCCTGGTGAAGGAAAAAGCCACAGGAAAATACTACGCTATGAAAATCCTCAAGAAAGAAGTGATTGTGGCGAAA GATGAAGTAGCGCACACGCTCACTGAAAACAGAGTACTGCAGAACTCCAAACACCCCTTCTTAACG GGTCTGAAGTACTCCTTCCAAACGCCTGACCGCTTGTGTTTCGTCATGGAGTATGCCAATGGAGGAGAG CTGTTCTTTCACCTATCACGAGACCGTGTGTTCTCCGAGGAGAGGGCCCGGTTCTACGGAGCGGAGATCGTGTCGGCGCTGGACTACCTCCACTCGGAGAAGAACGTGGTTTACAGGGACCTGAAG ctggaaaacCTGATGCTGGACAAAGACGGCCACATCAAGATCACAGACTTTGGCCTGTGTAAGGAGGGCATCAAGGACGGGGCCACCATGAAGACCTTTTGTGGGACGCCAGAGTACCTGGCCCCCGAG GTGCTGGAGGACAATGACTACGGTCGTGCTGTGGACTGGTGGGGTCTGGGTGTGGTTATGTATGAGATGATGTGCGGTCGGCTGCCCTTCTACAACCAGGACCATGAGAAGCTGTTTGAGCTGATCCTGATGGAGGAGATCCGCTTCCCTAGAACCCTGGGGCCCGAGGGAAAGTCCCTGCTCTCTGGCCTGCTCAAGAAGGACCCCAAGCAGAG GTTAGGTGGAGGGCCTGATGACGCCAAGGAGATAATGCAGCACAAGTTCTTCGCTGGGATCGAGTGGCAAGACGTGTATGAGAAGAAG CTGATCCCGCCCTTCAAGCCCCAGGTCACCTCGGAAACAGACACCCGCTATTTTGATGTGGAGTTCACCGGGCAGACCATCACCATCACGCCTCCAGGACAAG ATGACAGCATGGAGTCTTTCGACAGCGACAGGAGACCCCACTTCCCCCAGTTCTCCTACTCTGCCAGTGGGACAGCCTGA
- the LOC120023915 gene encoding RAC-alpha serine/threonine-protein kinase isoform X3 — MGEVVIVKEGWLHKRGEYIKTWRPRYFLLKSDGTFIGYKERPQDIDQLETPLNNFSVAQCQLMKTERPKPNTFIIRCLQWTTVIERTFHVDSPEEREQWTKAIQEVADGLQKQEEERMDSSPDPMDMEMYLTKPKLKVTMHDFEYLKLLGKGTFGKVILVKEKATGKYYAMKILKKEVIVAKDEVAHTLTENRVLQNSKHPFLTGLKYSFQTPDRLCFVMEYANGGELFFHLSRDRVFSEERARFYGAEIVSALDYLHSEKNVVYRDLKLENLMLDKDGHIKITDFGLCKEGIKDGATMKTFCGTPEYLAPEVLEDNDYGRAVDWWGLGVVMYEMMCGRLPFYNQDHEKLFELILMEEIRFPRTLGPEGKSLLSGLLKKDPKQR; from the exons gaGAGTACATAAAGACTTGGAGACCCAGGTATTTCTTGCTGAAGAGCGACGGTACGTTCATCGGGTACAAGGAGCGACCGCAAGACATCGATCAACTGGAGACGCCACTCAATAACTTCTCAGTAGCAC AATGTCAGCTGATGAAAACAGAGCGTCCTAAGCCCAACACATTCATCATCCGCTGCCTGCAGTGGACCACTGTCATAGAGCGCACCTTCCACGTGGATAGCCCGGAGGAGAG GGAGCAGTGGACGAAGGCCATCCAGGAGGTGGCTGATGGGCTGCagaaacaggaggaggagaggatggactcCTCACCAGACCCCATGGACATGGAGATGTACCTCACCAAACCCAAACTTAAAGTG ACTATGCACGACTTTGAATACCTCAAGCTCTTGGGAAAAGGCACTTTTGGGAAGGTTATCCTGGTGAAGGAAAAAGCCACAGGAAAATACTACGCTATGAAAATCCTCAAGAAAGAAGTGATTGTGGCGAAA GATGAAGTAGCGCACACGCTCACTGAAAACAGAGTACTGCAGAACTCCAAACACCCCTTCTTAACG GGTCTGAAGTACTCCTTCCAAACGCCTGACCGCTTGTGTTTCGTCATGGAGTATGCCAATGGAGGAGAG CTGTTCTTTCACCTATCACGAGACCGTGTGTTCTCCGAGGAGAGGGCCCGGTTCTACGGAGCGGAGATCGTGTCGGCGCTGGACTACCTCCACTCGGAGAAGAACGTGGTTTACAGGGACCTGAAG ctggaaaacCTGATGCTGGACAAAGACGGCCACATCAAGATCACAGACTTTGGCCTGTGTAAGGAGGGCATCAAGGACGGGGCCACCATGAAGACCTTTTGTGGGACGCCAGAGTACCTGGCCCCCGAG GTGCTGGAGGACAATGACTACGGTCGTGCTGTGGACTGGTGGGGTCTGGGTGTGGTTATGTATGAGATGATGTGCGGTCGGCTGCCCTTCTACAACCAGGACCATGAGAAGCTGTTTGAGCTGATCCTGATGGAGGAGATCCGCTTCCCTAGAACCCTGGGGCCCGAGGGAAAGTCCCTGCTCTCTGGCCTGCTCAAGAAGGACCCCAAGCAGAGGTAA